The following coding sequences lie in one Arachis ipaensis cultivar K30076 chromosome B05, Araip1.1, whole genome shotgun sequence genomic window:
- the LOC107643023 gene encoding uncharacterized protein LOC107643023 (The sequence of the model RefSeq protein was modified relative to this genomic sequence to represent the inferred CDS: added 76 bases not found in genome assembly) yields the protein MAALSFGMATTAWNHGTNTHTHTHTRPRTHTRTPTIRCIGWDPEGILGAPQTGHIARLEFKRRLERDADAREAFDRQVREEKQRRQELRQSRIPPDNPQELIEYLLDTEAQDIEFEIARMRPRLNEEFFSQLKSELGQLRFAVNKTEATEDRLIELEALEKAIQEGIDAYDKMQGELIKARESLTKILTSKDVKATLLQMVESSEINRSLLALLDENIADAHRSNQKQAAEYMEKLRGALLKYITV from the exons GTCCTCGAACTCATACTCGCACGCCCACAATTCGATGTATTGGCTGG GACCCTGAAGGCATCCTTGGGGCACCGCAAACTGGCCACATAGCCAGACTGGAGTTCAAGAGGCGCCTCGAGAGAGATGCCGACGCTCGCGAAGCATTTGACCGTCAGGTCCGTGAAGAGAAACAGCGTCGCCAAGAACTTCGTCAG TCTCGCATTCCTCCTGACAATCCACAAGAACTAATTGAATACTTACTTGACACGGAAGCTCAGGACATTGAATTCGAGATTGCAAGAATGAGACCCCG ATTGAACGAAGAATTCTTTTCGCAACTTAAATCGGAGTTAGGACAGCTTCGATTCGCTGTTAACAAAACTGAG GCCACAGAGGACAGGTTGATTGAGCTGGAGGCTCTGGAGAAAGCCATTCAGGAAGGAATAG ATGCATATGATAAGATGCAAGGTGAGCTTATAAAAGCCAGAGAAAGCCTAACCAAAATTTTGACTTCTAAGGATGTCAAAGCAACT TTGCTGCAGATGGTTGAGAGCAGTGAAATTAACAGATCTCTGTTGGCACTTCTTGATGAAAACATAGCCGATGCACATAGGAGTAACCAA AAACAAGCTGCAGAATATATGGAGAAGCTTCGCGGGGCTCTACTCAAGTACATTACAGTTTAG
- the LOC107643025 gene encoding hsp70-Hsp90 organizing protein 3: MADEAKAKGNAAFSSGDYAAAVRHFSDAIALSPDNHVLYSNRSASYASLKKYSDALADAKKTVELKPDWSKGYSRLGAAHLGLSQYDDAIAAYKKGLEIDPNNEPLKSGLADAQAAASRARSAPANPFGDAFSGPEMWARLTADPTTRVYLQQPDFVKMMQDIQKDPNKLNLYLKDQRVMQAIGVLLNVKIRTPTDDADMPESSSPSPSPSPSPSPSERKRAAEAEPPRQPEPEPEPEPMDLSEEEKDKKLRKAEAQKQKEAGNAAYKKKDFDTAIHHYSKALELDDEDISYLTNRAAVYLEMGKYEECIKDCDKAVERGRELRSDFKMIARALTRKGTALVKMAKCSKDFEPAIETFQKALTEHRNPDTLKKLNEAEKAKKDLEQQEYFDPNLADEEREKGNEYFKQQKYPEAVRHYTESLRRNPKDPRTYSNRAACYTKLGAMPEGLKDAEKCIELDPTFVKGYTRKGAVQFFMKEYDKALETYKEGLKHDPNNQELLDGIGRCVQQINKASRGDLSPEELKERQAKAMQDPEIQNILQDPVMRQVLVDFQENPKAAQEHTKNPMVMNKIQKLISAGIVQMR; this comes from the exons ATGGCCGACGAAGCTAAAGCCAAAGGCAACGCCGCCTTCTCCTCCGGCGATTACGCCGCCGCCGTACGCCATTTCTCCGATGCCATAGCTCTCTCCCCGGACAACCACGTTTTGTACTCCAACCGATCCGCCTCCTACGCCTCCCTCAAGAAGTACTCCGACGCCTTAGCCGATGCCAAGAAGACGGTGGAGCTCAAGCCCGACTGGTCCAAGGGCTACAGCCGCCTCGGCGCCGCCCACCTCGGCCTCTCCCAATACGACGACGCCATTGCAGCATACAAAAAGGGCCTCGAAATCGACCCCAACAACGAGCCCCTCAAATCCGGCCTGGCTGATGCCCAGGCAGCCGCCTCCAGGGCCCGCTCGGCCCCTGCAAACCCCTTCGGGGACGCCTTCTCAGGGCCAGAGATGTGGGCTCGGCTCACTGCAGACCCAACCACTAGGGTTTATCTTCAGCAGCCGGATTTCGTGAAGATGATGCAGGATATTCAGAAGGATCCAAACAAATTGAACTTGTACTTGAAGGATCAGAGGGTTATGCAGGCCATTGGCGTCTTGCTCAATGTCAAGATTCGAACCCCAACCGATGATGCTGACATGCCAGAgtcctcttctccttctccttcccctTCCCCCTCCCCCTCCCCCTCCGAGAGGAAGAGGGCGGCTGAAGCGGAGCCTCCAAGGCAGCCCGAACCTGAGCCAGAGCCCGAGCCCATGGACTTGTCGGAGGAGGAGAAGGATAAGAAGCTGAGGAAGGCAGAGGCGCAGAAGCAGAAGGAGGCTGGGAACGCAGCGTACAAGAAGAAGGATTTTGATACAGCTATTCATCATTACTCGAAGGCTTTGGAGTTGGATGATGAGGATATATCTTATCTCACAAACCGTGCTGCTGTTTACTTGGAAATGGGAAAG TATGAGGAATGCATAAAAGACTGTGATAAGGCTGTTGAAAGAGGAAGAGAACTAAGATCAGACTTCAAGATGATAGCAAGAGCTTTGACCCGGAAAGGAACTGCCTTGGTGAAGATGGCTAAATGCTCAAAGGATTTTGAACCTGCCATCGAGACTTTCCAGAAAGCACTTACAGAACACCGGAACCCAGACACATTGAAGAAACTTAATGAAGCTGAAAAGGCTAAGAAAGATCTAGAACAACAAGAATATTTTGATCCAAATTTGGCTGATGAGGAGCGAGAGAAAG GAAATGAATACTTCAAGCAACAAAAGTATCCCGAGGCTGTGAGGCATTACACAGAGTCTTTGAGGAGAAACCCTAAAGATCCTAGG ACTTACAGTAACAGAGCTGCATGCTACACCAAACTAGGGGCAATGCCGGAAGGTTTAAAGGATGCTGAGAAGTGCATTGAGCTTGATCCAACCTTTGTAAAGGGTTATACAAGGAAAGGTGCGGTACAGTTTTTCATGAAGGAATATGACAAGGCTTTGGAAACATATAAGGAGGGGTTGAAACACGACCCCAACAATCAGGAGTTACTTGATGGCATTGGAAG ATGTGTACAACAAATTAATAAGGCAAGCCGTGGGGATTTAAGTCCCGAAGAATTGAAGGAGAGACAG GCGAAGGCAATGCAAGATCCAGAGATACAGAACATCCTCCAAGACCCAGTAATGAGACAG GTATTGGTTGATTTCCAAGAAAATCCAAAGGCTGCACAGGAACATACGAAGAATCCAATGGTGATGAACAAAATCCAAAAACTCATCAGTGCTGGGATTGTCCAGATGAGGTAG
- the LOC107641709 gene encoding uncharacterized protein LOC107641709, whose amino-acid sequence MDSYRLMMMMMIAVVLMIVVTFGEAQTNAYPACATELVPCVEYKNSKKPPNACCNPLKNVFQTQLACLCQIVLTPAFLESFGSNTTQTIRFVRSCNLNLSVSLCQDALSAPPPSVSVKPKATAGADEGGAGRVALSGFSFQLLFWCYVLFIY is encoded by the exons ATGGATAGCTataggttgatgatgatgatgatgatagcgGTGGTGTTGATGATAGTAGTTACGTTTGGCGAGGCGCAGACTAATGCATATCCAGCTTGTGCTACAGAGCTAGTACCATGCGTGGAGTATAAGAACTCCAAGAAGCCACCCAATGCTTGCTGCAACCCTCTCAAAAACGTATTCCAAACACAGCTTGCGTGCCTCTGCCAGATTGTATTAACGCCTGCATTCCTTGAGAGTTTTGGTTCCAACACCACTCAAACTATCCGATTTGTCCGCTCTTGTAACCTCAATCTTAGCGTCTCCTTGTGCCAAG ACGCTCTTTCAGCTCCGCCTCCTTCAGTGTCGGTGAAGCCCAAAG CAACAGCCGGAGCAGATGAAGGAGGTGCAGGCAGAGTCGCATTGAGCGGGTTCTCCTTCCAACTATTATTTTGGTGTTATGTGCTGTTTATTTATTAg
- the LOC107643024 gene encoding pectinesterase inhibitor 9 — translation MAARVVRHGVILVLPLLLASFVTQAGGTTPQDFIKSSCRATRYPAVCVECLMSYAGVIGQSKRQLALAALSVSISRTRSCSSFVKKMAKEMKMKPRELGAVQDCIENMGDSIDRLSQSVREMGRVGEGVGEEFEWHMSNVQTWVSAALTDDNTCLDGFGGRAMNGNVKAAIRGRVLHVAQLTSNALALVNRFASTHSLQTSPILN, via the coding sequence ATGGCTGCAAGAGTAGTAAGACATGGAGTTATTCTTGTACTGCCTCTCTTGCTGGCGAGCTTTGTAACTCAGGCAGGTGGAACAACCCCACAAGACTTCATAAAATCTTCATGCAGAGCAACACGCTACCCTGCTGTCTGCGTGGAATGCCTCATGAGCTACGCAGGCGTGATTGGCCAAAGCAAGAGGCAACTAGCCCTGGCGGCCTTATCAGTGAGCATATCAAGGACACGTTCGTGTTCATCGTTCGTGAAGAAGATGGCGAAGGAGATGAAGATGAAGCCAAGGGAGTTAGGAGCGGTACAGGACTGCATAGAAAACATGGGGGACAGCATAGACAGGCTGAGCCAATCGGTGAGGGAGATGGGGCGCGTGGGTGAAGGAGTGGGAGAGGAATTTGAGTGGCACATGAGCAACGTGCAGACGTGGGTGAGTGCTGCACTCACCGACGACAACACATGTCTTGATGGCTTTGGTGGCCGTGCCATGAATGGGAACGTCAAGGCAGCCATTAGAGGCAGGGTCCTCCATGTTGCTCAGCTCACAAGTAACGCCCTCGCTTTGGTTAATCGCTTTGCTTCCACACACTCTCTTCAAACTTCTCCAATCTTAAACTAA